In one Nocardia tengchongensis genomic region, the following are encoded:
- a CDS encoding SDR family oxidoreductase, which translates to MAKTVLVTGGTGTLGTLVTPLLRQAGLRVRVLSRAAREATDGIEFVAGDLQTGAGIAEAVRGVDTVLHLAGTNKGDGEKARVLVDAINAAGLFPHLVYISVVGAERVPVESAIDRQVMAYMASKRDAELVVENSGLPWTTLRATQFHDLLFTMVSALAKMPVVPAFDFRFQPIETAEVAARLVELVQGEPAGLVEEIGGPRIYTMKELERSYLEATGRRRPVFTLKAPGKAARVYAAGGNLTPDHAVGERTWEDFLAAKLAAAAA; encoded by the coding sequence ATGGCGAAGACGGTTCTGGTCACCGGCGGCACGGGCACCCTGGGCACCCTGGTCACTCCGCTGCTGCGGCAGGCCGGATTGCGGGTGCGGGTGCTCAGCCGCGCCGCCCGGGAGGCGACCGACGGCATCGAGTTCGTGGCCGGGGACCTGCAGACCGGCGCGGGCATCGCCGAGGCGGTGCGCGGCGTCGACACCGTGCTGCACCTGGCGGGCACGAACAAGGGCGACGGCGAGAAGGCCCGCGTGCTGGTGGACGCGATCAATGCCGCCGGGCTGTTCCCGCACCTGGTCTACATCTCGGTGGTCGGCGCCGAGCGGGTCCCGGTGGAGAGCGCGATCGACCGGCAGGTGATGGCCTACATGGCCTCCAAGCGCGATGCCGAACTGGTAGTGGAGAATTCGGGCCTGCCGTGGACCACGCTGCGCGCCACCCAATTCCACGACCTGCTGTTCACCATGGTGTCGGCGCTGGCGAAGATGCCGGTGGTGCCCGCCTTCGACTTCCGCTTCCAGCCCATCGAAACCGCCGAGGTGGCAGCACGCTTGGTGGAACTGGTGCAGGGTGAGCCCGCGGGGCTGGTCGAGGAGATCGGCGGCCCGCGCATCTACACCATGAAGGAACTCGAGCGCAGCTACCTGGAAGCCACCGGACGCCGCCGTCCCGTGTTCACCCTGAAGGCCCCGGGCAAGGCGGCCCGCGTGTACGCGGCGGGCGGCAACCTCACCCCCGACCACGCCGTGGGCGAGCGCACCTGGGAGGACTTCCTGGCCGCCAAGCTCGCCGCGGCGGCCGCGTGA